The following is a genomic window from Candidatus Binataceae bacterium.
CGCTGATGGAAGTCCCGCCGCTGAAGAGTGCCCGCGGCGCTGCAGCGATCGCAGCCGAGAAGCGTGCCGCCGAGGCCGCATCGTCGATGCGGGCCCAATCCACGACCTGCGTCTGCATTGCGGGGCCCGTCCATTGTGTCATTGTCACGGCGATCGCGCGACGCATCCCTGAGCGGATCGCATCCAGCACGTTGGCGTTGGCAAAGGCCTCGGCGTAGCCCTCTTTTTGCAGCTCGAACCGGTCGCTGCTGACGCTGCCGGAGGTGTCAACCGCCAGGACCAGCTCGACGTCGACCAGAATCGGCTCGGCGGCGAGCGCGAGCGATCTTCCCAACGCGCCCAGAGCCGCGAGGCAGCCGAGCCCCAGAATTCGACGACGATGCTGCACGCCAGCGGCCCTCCCCGTAGCAGCGCAAAGCCCATGGTAGCGGGGTTCACGGGGAAAATGGCAACTCGCTTGCATTGAACGGGGCGGCGCTCCATCTTAGCCGCGGCGAACGGACCGCAAGGAGACGGGGTTGGTAAAGGAAGACTTGATCGAGTTCGAAGGCACCGTGCTGGAGCTTCTCCCGGACGCTCGGTTCCGCGTACGCCTCGACAACGGCCACGAGACGCTCGCCTACACCTCCGGCAAGATGCGGAAGAATCGCATTCGCGTTCTCGCGGGCGACCGCGTCACCGTGGAAATGACGCCCTACGACCTCACGCGCGGCCGTTTGAGCTTCCGACACAAGGACGAGCGCTCTTCGTCCGCGCCCAACTCCCCGCGCCCACGTCACCGCGGCCGTTAAGAATTTGGTAACTAGCGATTGCGCTTGACTTAAGCGTCGCGAGGGCCCATCTACGGGCTGAGAACGATTTCTCGCGATCGCGCGATGCGCCCTGGCCCATAGGCAGAGAGGCGCGGCATTCCCGAGACCATCGCCAGCAACCAACCGTCTCGGCCGCGCGCGAGAGACGGACCATAACGCCGCAGCCCATACGCATCCAAGGAGATGCCGGCTCGAGCGGCTTAGAAAGACTCATCTCACCGTGACTACATCCTTCACCGATCTCGGCATCGCCGAGCCGCTCCTGCGTGCGCTCGCCGCCGAGGGCTATGCCGAGCCGACACCGATCCAAGGAAGCGCGATCCCGCATCTACTGCAGGGACGCGACCTCCTTGGCATCGCCCAGACGGGCACCGGCAAGACTGCGGCCTTCGCGCTTCCGATGTTGCAGCAGCTCGCGGCCCGCCGCGAGCGCGCGGCGCCTCGGAGCTGTCGCTCTCTCATCCTCACGCCGACCCGCGAGCTCGCGGCTCAGATCGGCGAGAGTTTCCGCGGCTACGGGCGTTACCTCGGCCTGCGCCATGCCGTGATCTTCGGCGGCGTCGGCCAGCAGCCCCAGGTCGATGCGCTCGCCCGCGGCCCCGACATCCTCGTCGCAACGCCCGGCCGTCTCCTCGACCTGATGCAGCAAGGCCA
Proteins encoded in this region:
- a CDS encoding DUF1194 domain-containing protein, translating into MQHRRRILGLGCLAALGALGRSLALAAEPILVDVELVLAVDTSGSVSSDRFELQKEGYAEAFANANVLDAIRSGMRRAIAVTMTQWTGPAMQTQVVDWARIDDAASAARFSAAIAAAPRALFSGGTSISGAIDRAVDLFALSGFRGERRVIDVSGDGSNNRGRPAENARDDALRAGIAINGLPILTLEPELDEYYRTNVIGGPGAFVIAIDRYEDFADAILRKLIQEIAGEQREPRHRMARLASPRP
- the infA gene encoding translation initiation factor IF-1; translation: MVKEDLIEFEGTVLELLPDARFRVRLDNGHETLAYTSGKMRKNRIRVLAGDRVTVEMTPYDLTRGRLSFRHKDERSSSAPNSPRPRHRGR